A window from Fibrobacter sp. encodes these proteins:
- a CDS encoding 4Fe-4S binding protein: MEQKISTKQYIKGYLKKCVTGPWSLLCGLSVSLRYFFNPKRVVTEQYPENRKTLKMHERFRGRLSMVEDADGNNHCTACGMCERSCPNGSINVQATKNIAGKKVLGRYVYHFASCTQCGLCVEACPFGAIEMAPEFEVATTDIKSLEMILNKKEGQG; the protein is encoded by the coding sequence ATGGAACAGAAGATTTCTACAAAACAGTATATCAAGGGTTATCTCAAGAAGTGCGTTACAGGCCCATGGAGCTTGCTCTGCGGTTTGTCTGTCAGCCTTCGTTACTTCTTCAATCCCAAGCGCGTGGTTACAGAACAGTATCCCGAAAACCGCAAGACCTTGAAAATGCACGAACGTTTCCGCGGCCGCCTTTCCATGGTAGAAGACGCCGACGGCAACAATCACTGCACCGCTTGCGGCATGTGCGAACGTAGCTGCCCCAACGGAAGTATCAATGTTCAGGCAACCAAGAACATTGCTGGCAAGAAAGTCTTGGGTCGTTACGTGTATCATTTTGCAAGTTGCACCCAGTGCGGCCTGTGTGTGGAAGCCTGCCCCTTCGGTGCCATTGAAATGGCTCCGGAATTTGAAGTGGCAACCACCGACATCAAGTCCCTGGAAATGATTTTGAACAAGAAGGAGGGTCAAGGCTAA
- a CDS encoding NADH-quinone oxidoreductase subunit J, translated as MFPDLSSLANVFPLGGIDIAFYVVAFVMVVTAICTVAVKNILQSAVFLIFSFVGTTVLYLLLHAEFNALAQIMVYIGGVVIFVIFTILLTSHLGEDAFTTKIPRFFAAFILSIAFVAVMLKCVLPVQTLATATAAAPEGFASLKEIAIRLLDYSANGFIIPFEVVSILLLASLIGAITVARRGKEDEK; from the coding sequence ATGTTCCCGGATCTTTCAAGCTTGGCAAACGTATTCCCCCTGGGAGGAATCGACATTGCCTTCTACGTCGTGGCATTCGTCATGGTGGTGACCGCCATCTGTACGGTTGCCGTGAAAAACATTCTGCAGAGCGCCGTGTTCCTCATTTTCTCCTTTGTGGGAACCACCGTTCTCTACTTGCTGCTCCACGCCGAATTCAACGCCCTGGCTCAGATCATGGTGTACATCGGTGGCGTGGTGATTTTCGTGATCTTTACCATCTTGCTTACAAGCCATCTAGGTGAAGACGCATTCACAACAAAGATTCCTCGATTCTTCGCAGCATTCATCCTAAGTATCGCCTTTGTTGCGGTTATGCTGAAATGCGTCTTGCCGGTACAGACCCTCGCAACAGCAACAGCCGCAGCACCCGAAGGCTTTGCCTCCCTGAAGGAAATTGCCATCCGCCTGCTGGACTACAGCGCCAACGGATTCATCATTCCCTTCGAAGTGGTCAGTATCCTGCTCCTAGCCTCCCTGATTGGAGCAATTACGGTTGCCCGCCGCGGAAAGGAGGACGAAAAATGA